One genomic segment of Helianthus annuus cultivar XRQ/B chromosome 14, HanXRQr2.0-SUNRISE, whole genome shotgun sequence includes these proteins:
- the LOC110924800 gene encoding inactive protein kinase SELMODRAFT_444075 produces the protein MKVDQEQVPTMADMLGVFPAYNQVRETSLAASDLTSSSSNTQNTSSSYSSSASTTTEHGRQKTPPPVVKCRPPCPRQYSKSQQLTQIPDFEIKAPARKSISQSTKERTDQNGNHLRVKDDMARNLDMKRETETIPYASRLDQRERNQKEYRQQTTRRASFSHTNTSLIDRTSSIRREMSLSLKEPPTPPPLCSICKHSVPVFGRSPRKFSHEEIEKATAGFSTSNFLAEGGYGKVYRGVLNDGQVVAVKKRKMVSAQGAAEFCSEVEVLKCAQHKNLVMLIGYCIEKEWLLVYEFACYGSLDKHLYGNLNEVMTWENRMKVACGAARALRYLHEDCRVGCIIHRDFRPNNILLTHDFEPMVGDFGLARCQQDGQLEEETRVVGAFGYLAPEYTQTGLITEKADVYAFGVVLLEILTGIKAIEFSRTSRKQYFSEWGRRVLLEGQACVEMIDPRLANKYDMKEVEYMMYAASLCISPNPEQRPRMSKVLRILEGNFQIEILNHHQEQSPTIFVKPSLESYNSITDASLKKQEKNQRQKPIRVVTKLSSLSLKLEDHQDAILKTKTPRHESMISDEYKVYLQGSLQKHIQSLNMK, from the exons ATGAAGGTTGATCAAGAGCAAGTCCCCACTATGGCTGACATGTTAGGTGTTTTTCCAGCCTACAATCAAGTTCGTGAAACGAGTCTAGCTGCATCAGATCTCACTTCAAGCTCATCTAACACACAAAACACTTCATCATCTTATTCGAGTTCAGCATCCACAACAACTGAGCATGGCCGCCAAAAGACTCCCCCTCCGGTTGTAAAGTGCAGACCTCCTTGCCCAAGGCAGTATTCGAAATCACAACAGTTGACTCAGATTCCTGACTTTGAGATCAAGGCACCAGCTCGCAAATCGATATCTCAGTCTACAAAAGAAAGAACAGACCAAAATGGCAATCATTTAAGAGTTAAAGATG ATATGGCAAGAAATTTAGATATGAAGAGAGAAACCGAAACAATACCATATGCCTCAAGACTAGACCAAAGAGAGAGGAATCAAAAAGAGTATAGACAACAAACTACAAGAAGGGCATCTTTTAGTCACACAAATACTTCACTTATAGACAGGACATCAAGCATAAGAAGGGAAATGTCTCTATCACTAAAAGAGCCACCTACACCGCCCCCTCTTTGTTCCATCTGCAAGCATAGTGTTCCAGTTTTCGGTAGATCACCACGAAAGTTCAGCCATGAAGAGATTGAGAAAGCAACCGCTGGATTTTCAACAAGCAACTTCTTGGCGGAAGGTGGATATGGTAAAGTATATAGAGGCGTTTTGAACGATGGACAAGTTGTTGCGGTCAAAAAACGTAAGATGGTTAGTGCACAAGGTGCAGCTGAGTTTTGTTCTGAAGTTGAAGTGTTGAAATGTGCACAACACAAGAATCTAGTCATGTTGATTGGTTACTGCATTGAGAAGGAGTGGCTACTTGTATATGAGTTTGCTTGTTATGGGTCTttagacaaacacttatatgGTAACTTGA ATGAGGTGATGACTTGGGAGAATAGAATGAAGGTTGCATGTGGTGCAGCAAGAGCTTTAAGATATCTTCATGAAGATTGTCGTGTTGGTTGCATAATACATAGAGATTTTCGGCCTAACAATATACTTTTAACACATGATTTTGAACCAATG GTAGGAGACTTCGGTTTGGCTAGATGTCAACAAGATGGACAACTAGAGGAAGAAACGCGAGTTGTTGGCGCATTCGG TTACTTGGCTCCTGAGTATACACAAACTGGTTTAATAACCGAGAAAGCCGATGTATATGCATTTGGGGTCGTCCTTTTGGAGATTTTAACTGGCATCAAGGCTATTGAATTCTCAAGAACCTCTAGGAAGCAATACTTTTCCGAATGG GGTCGACGTGTACTTTTGGAGGGACAGGCATGTGTAGAAATGATTGATCCTAGGTTAGCAAACAAGTATGATATGAAAGAagtggagtacatgatgtatgcAGCCAGTTTATGTATATCACCTAACCCTGAACAAAGGCCAAGGATGTCTAAG GTCTTGAGAATATTGGAAGGGAATTTTCAAATTGAAATACttaatcatcatcaagaacaatctCCCACCATCTTTGTAAAACCAAGTTTAGAAAGCTATAATTCAATCACGGATGCATCGTTAAAGAAGCAAGAAAAAAATCAGCGTCAAAAACCAATACGGGTTGTTACAAAACTAAGTTCACTATCACTCAAATTGGAAGATCACCAAGATGCCATTCTTAAAACGAAAACACCAAGACACGAGAGTATGATAAGCGATGAATATAAAGTGTACTTACAAGGGTCACTCCAAAAACATATCCAGAGCCTCAACATGAAGTAG
- the LOC110924801 gene encoding uncharacterized protein LOC110924801 — translation MRELLTHERKIESIQQVNLNEECSATLLNKLPQKKIDPGSVTIPCSIGGSPVSNAFSDLGANINLMPASMFNGLGLGKLHHTKMSIQLADKSVKYPQGVIENLLVKVREFVFPADFVILEMEEDTKIPLILGRSFIDTAWAMVDMSCNIR, via the coding sequence ATGAGGGAACTTCTCACCCACGAGAGGAAGATTGAATCCATCCAACAAGTTAACTTAAATGAAGAATGCTCGGCGACACTcctcaacaaactcccacaaaagaagatcgatcccggaagcgTCACCATTCCTTGCTCCATTGGAGGATCACCGGTAAGTAACGCGTTTTCCGACCTAGGGGCTAACATTAACTTAATGCCCGCCTCTATGTTCAACGGACTCGGATTAGGAAAGCTGCACCACACAAAGATGAGCATCCAACTTGCGGATAAGTCGGTAAAATACCCTCAAGGTGTCATAGAAAATCTCTTGGTTAAGGTCAGGGAATTTGTTTTCCCGGCCGACTTTGTAATCCTAGAAATGGAGGAAGACACCAAAATCCCGCTCATACTAGGAAGATCGTTCATTGACACCGCATGGGCCATGGTGGATATGAGTTGTAACATCCGTTAA